A window of the Cetobacterium sp. ZOR0034 genome harbors these coding sequences:
- a CDS encoding basic amino acid/polyamine antiporter has translation MATEKKLGVITLAGLVISAMIGGGVYNLPQNMAQSASAGAIIIAWVITGLGMWFLANTFSILSNVKPEVTSGIYGYGELGFGKLMGFQVAWGYWICNIFANVGYAILLMDSFNYFFNPYFKGGNNLLSVICGSLVIWIMYFAVLAGVKQAAFINNIGVVGKLIPLILFILILIFKFDFSVFTTDFWGKAVIPSLMDKDLGGLFPQVKSTMLVTLWVFIGIEGAVVISSRANSQKDVGKATVIGFLGCLIIYALLSLLPLGILSQGKISTMSPPSTGPILSTVIGNSGNWIMNLGVIIALLSSWLVWTVMLASLPFEAAKDGTFPKVFATENKNESPSYSLLVSSILMQLCMIVVYFSNNAWNLMLSITGVMILPCYFICTLYLWRISKAGGDFPNASPISREKALLTGVLGSIYAAWLIYAAGLSYFLVAAIIYALGIPVFRKARLESSDGKPIFTHGEKIFAGLIIASGIIGVFYTIANYKVLLG, from the coding sequence ATGGCAACAGAAAAAAAACTAGGCGTTATTACTTTAGCAGGACTTGTTATCAGTGCTATGATTGGTGGTGGTGTATATAATCTACCTCAAAATATGGCACAATCAGCTTCTGCTGGAGCTATAATAATAGCTTGGGTAATCACAGGTTTAGGTATGTGGTTTTTGGCTAATACTTTCAGTATTTTGTCAAATGTCAAACCAGAAGTTACCTCTGGAATTTATGGGTATGGTGAATTAGGATTTGGAAAATTAATGGGATTCCAAGTTGCATGGGGATATTGGATATGTAATATCTTTGCAAATGTCGGATACGCAATTCTTTTAATGGATTCATTCAATTATTTTTTTAATCCATATTTTAAAGGTGGAAATAATTTGCTCTCAGTAATCTGTGGTTCTTTAGTAATCTGGATTATGTACTTCGCTGTTTTGGCAGGAGTAAAGCAAGCTGCATTTATCAATAATATTGGAGTAGTTGGAAAATTAATTCCATTAATACTTTTTATTTTAATTTTAATCTTTAAATTCGATTTTTCAGTTTTTACAACCGATTTTTGGGGTAAAGCTGTTATTCCAAGTCTTATGGATAAAGACTTAGGCGGACTATTCCCTCAAGTAAAAAGTACTATGCTTGTGACACTTTGGGTATTTATTGGTATAGAAGGAGCTGTTGTTATTTCTAGTAGAGCCAACTCACAAAAAGATGTTGGGAAAGCTACTGTTATCGGATTCTTAGGATGCTTAATTATATACGCCCTACTTTCTTTACTTCCATTAGGAATTTTATCTCAAGGTAAAATTTCGACTATGTCACCTCCTTCAACAGGGCCTATTCTAAGTACTGTTATCGGAAACTCTGGAAACTGGATAATGAACCTGGGTGTTATTATTGCACTATTAAGCTCTTGGCTTGTTTGGACAGTAATGCTCGCTTCCTTACCTTTTGAAGCTGCGAAAGATGGGACATTTCCTAAAGTTTTTGCTACTGAAAATAAAAATGAATCCCCTTCATATTCTTTATTAGTTTCATCTATTCTTATGCAACTATGTATGATCGTAGTTTATTTTTCTAATAATGCTTGGAATCTAATGCTTAGTATTACAGGAGTTATGATTCTACCTTGCTATTTTATTTGTACACTATACCTATGGAGAATTTCAAAAGCTGGTGGTGATTTCCCTAATGCCTCTCCTATAAGTAGAGAAAAGGCTCTTTTAACTGGAGTACTTGGTAGTATTTATGCAGCTTGGCTAATATATGCTGCTGGTTTAAGTTATTTTCTGGTTGCAGCTATCATTTATGCTTTGGGAATTCCTGTTTTTAGAAAAGCTAGATTGGAAAGCAGTGATGGAAAACCAATTTTTACTCATGGTGAAAAAATATTTGCCGGTTTAATAATAGCAAGTGGAATAATTGGAGTATTTTATACAATTGCAAACTATAAAGTTTTACTTGGATAA
- a CDS encoding ABC transporter substrate-binding protein, producing MLLIKRAKKVKFLIFIIFTVVLLSCTREDKKAEEKLLKIAQSGNPRSLDVHNANDGFSLRINKQIYSRLVEIDGDRNIIPGLAESWIRIDDKTYDFKIRDNVKFHNGDTLQLEDIKFSFERMMKSPRINFIVPPIEKIEIINPSTIRIVTKTPFAPLLYHLSHPALGIVSKKVIETSGDNSAVVGTGPYKYDSWVIGDQVVLNKNTEYFLTPPAFDKLIFKTITEPTNREIALETKEIDIALDISTVDAPKIISNKELVLHTKPSYSYRYLGFNNRKVIFEDKNLRKAIDYAIDKESIVKIILNGYGEVANSVIAPNVFGFTNTTKNVGYDLEKAKEFLAKSNYKNELTLELLTQGSGDTNAIAEVIQANLKEIGIELRITIVESGTFYDLTEKGNFDMFLGSWGTVTGDADYGLYPMFHSNSMGSPGNRSFYSNPEVDRLLDDGKTVADQNERLKIYEEIQQRIVEDTPHVMLYNSVIIVGAQKDIKGLNIHPVTLHDFYPIYREK from the coding sequence ATGTTACTTATCAAAAGAGCAAAAAAAGTAAAATTTTTAATATTTATAATATTTACAGTGGTTTTATTAAGTTGTACAAGAGAAGATAAGAAGGCAGAGGAAAAGTTATTGAAAATAGCTCAAAGTGGAAATCCAAGATCACTTGATGTACATAATGCAAATGATGGATTTTCTTTAAGAATAAATAAACAAATATATTCTAGACTTGTAGAAATTGATGGTGATAGAAATATAATACCAGGATTGGCTGAAAGTTGGATTAGAATAGATGACAAAACTTATGATTTTAAAATAAGAGACAATGTAAAATTCCATAATGGTGATACTCTTCAATTGGAGGATATAAAATTTTCTTTTGAAAGGATGATGAAATCTCCGAGAATAAACTTCATAGTACCGCCTATCGAAAAAATAGAGATTATAAATCCTTCAACAATAAGGATTGTTACAAAGACACCTTTTGCACCATTGCTATATCACTTATCACATCCAGCTTTAGGGATAGTAAGTAAAAAAGTAATAGAAACTTCAGGTGATAATTCAGCTGTAGTGGGAACAGGACCCTATAAATATGATTCTTGGGTCATCGGAGACCAAGTCGTTTTAAATAAAAATACAGAATATTTTTTGACACCTCCAGCTTTTGATAAGTTGATATTTAAAACAATAACAGAACCAACGAATAGAGAGATTGCCTTAGAAACGAAAGAGATTGATATAGCACTAGACATAAGTACTGTCGATGCACCTAAAATTATAAGTAATAAAGAATTAGTTCTTCATACAAAACCATCATACTCTTATAGATACTTAGGATTTAATAATAGAAAAGTAATTTTTGAGGATAAAAACTTAAGAAAAGCAATCGATTATGCAATCGATAAAGAGTCTATTGTAAAAATAATTTTAAACGGATATGGTGAAGTTGCAAACTCTGTAATAGCACCTAATGTATTTGGATTTACAAATACTACTAAGAATGTGGGATATGATCTAGAAAAAGCAAAAGAATTCTTAGCTAAATCTAACTATAAAAATGAACTTACGTTAGAGCTTTTAACTCAAGGGTCGGGTGACACAAATGCTATTGCAGAAGTGATTCAAGCAAACTTGAAAGAGATTGGAATAGAGTTGAGAATAACAATTGTTGAAAGCGGAACATTTTATGATCTGACTGAAAAAGGCAATTTTGATATGTTTTTAGGCTCATGGGGAACAGTAACCGGTGATGCTGATTATGGATTATATCCAATGTTCCACTCTAATTCTATGGGAAGTCCTGGAAATAGATCTTTCTATTCAAATCCAGAAGTAGATAGACTTTTAGATGATGGAAAAACTGTAGCTGATCAAAATGAAAGGTTAAAAATATATGAGGAGATTCAACAAAGAATAGTCGAAGATACACCACATGTAATGTTATATAATAGTGTGATTATTGTAGGTGCTCAAAAAGATATAAAAGGATTGAATATACACCCAGTTACACTTCATGATTTTTATCCAATTTATAGAGAGAAATAG